tgcaaagaaaaatggaagagtttcaTTCGATGACCTTCTGCCCCGTGTCGTATTGGCAATTCAAAATGAAGAATGGAAAGATGATACTCCGAAACAAATCCATGCTGCATTTCAAGTAATAACATCTAATAATTATGTTCAAAAAGATACATTATTGCAATTGCTCACTTCAATTGGAGAACCATTGACTCCACAAGAAGTTAAGCAATTTCTGAATCATGTCAGCATTCGAGCAAATGGAGATATTGACTGGGTTTCGTATGTTAAAGACACTTGCGAAATGATTACTTCTAGAGattaaatctttaattttagttgtaaggattatcacttttttttttggaaaatttctataaatctTCATAAACGTGGATGCCTTCAACCATCCCAACTTTGTTGGAAACTAAAGCCAAGAGagcaaattttccagaaaattaagATATGTACGTTTCAAATCTTGCGTACCGTCTGAATTTAGTTGCAAACCCTTTGGACATGGCCTTGTTCTcagaaaaataacattttcacaGACCCACTTACACTTCTAGTTATAACCTTGTGACACACTTTCTTTTGGATCACTGGTAATCGTAACTTTATGATGAGTTGAACAACTTTCCATATCAAAACTAGACATGAATAAAAGTGATTCAACGATGTACCTTAGGGCGTTGACGATCAAATTATCATTACCTACGGATAATCAGTATCTATTATAATACGAATATGTCTTTTCGGTGAtggaaatgtctgaaaatcgtTTAATATGTTGCAGACggataattttaaacaatacaAGAAGCTAACTCGTCAATGTTTTAAATACATCGTGAGCCCGTTGTCCCCAGAATTTCAGGCCGTGCGTGACtgcaaagttttcaaaaccacAATTGCACATATCAGCCCTCCTTTTTGTTGGGCCTCTAAAGAGCATGACAACTTTATTTGTTAAgcaaaaaattaccaattagTTTGTGTTCTACAGGGGAGCAACACAAAGGTTTTTTGGCACTAAAGATCCTTCAAGGTTATAATTGCCACGTTTTCAGAAAGACTAACAGCAAATTGAAACACGGACTACTCGTGTGTTATTTATCAGATCAACTGCAATCATTGCATAGTTCAAAAATCTCTACATATAAACCActtttctaattagaaaaaaaatcggtgcaATCTCTCAAAACTGGACACGGactgtttttatttaaatacattttatgccaagaaatataaataaaataatataaattacTTTTCCTAAATGTTCCTCAATTTATATATTCTTAGTCGTTTTGGTCTAAACTCTCTGGTCATTTAGAGcaacttaaaataaaatatctaCACATATTACAGTCGATCTTGGTGCAAATAGGGAGAAAATCCAATTCATATTTAGACCCATTCATCAATATTTCAGTCTGTTCGGTTATCAGTTGATGCACAGCGTTCTATAAATAATCCGTGATAAGCCTCTAGCTCATTGTCACATTAAAAAACGGCgtcgaaatttgaagaattcgaTGATAACTCCATTTGAC
This is a stretch of genomic DNA from Caenorhabditis elegans chromosome V. It encodes these proteins:
- the cal-7 gene encoding EF-hand domain-containing protein (Partially confirmed by transcript evidence), which codes for MDLSEDEDLLNIEEEGENESQKEEVDSVIVEDIRRRLFDVFKMFDEDSDGLIETDDVSHVLRSFGLNPSQTELQLVSEQTAKKNGRVSFDDLLPRVVLAIQNEEWKDDTPKQIHAAFQVITSNNYVQKDTLLQLLTSIGEPLTPQEVKQFLNHVSIRANGDIDWVSYVKDTCEMITSRD